The genomic interval GACGGACTCACCTGGGAAGACGGCACGCCCGTTTCTGCCGCCGACCTCGAATTGGGCAAGAAGATCGCCTGCGATCCTGAATCCGGCGCAACCTCCTTCATCGTCTGCGACAAGACCGCCAGCGCCACCTTCGATGGCGTTGGATACACCCAGACCTGGATCCCCGGCGTTCAAGACCCGCTATACTTCCTCCCTGTGTGGCCCATCTACCCTGCTCATCAGTTGGGCGATGTTCCCGCCAAAGAATGGACGACCAACCCCCTCGTGGCTGAAACCCCGCTTTCCTACGGTCCCTATAAGATCGTCAGCTGGGAAAAAGGCGTCAAGATGGAATTCACCGCCAACGAGTTCTGGCCCGGCGGCGTGACCACCCCGAACATCGTGATCCAGATCATCACGCCCGAATCGCAGGAAACCCTCCTGCTCGGCGGTGAGATCGACATCCTCGATTCAACCTCGCTCGTCGGTCTGACCGAAACGCTTGTCGCCGCTGAAGGCGAAGGCAAGATCAAAACGATTGTGGAACCGAGCGCGACCTGGGAGCACATCGACATCTCCCTGTTTGTCCGCTAAGTTGAGCAATTGCGCGTGTTAGAAAGAAGGTGTGCCTCGCAAGAGGCACACCTTCCTATAATAGACTTTATCGGCGCTAAGGAAAACGCCGGAGGGGGGGGGGCCCGGGGGTTAAGGTCTAATACCAAGAGGTTTCACTATGACAGCCTATTTCATTCGGCGTATTTTACAAATGATCTTAGTGGTATTGATTTCAGCGATTGCTTCGTATGCCTTGTTGAACCTTGCTCCCGGCGGACCTCTCCAGGGCTTGCGTCAGATTCAACAAGGCGGGCGGTTTCAGATCACCGAAGATGATATTGCGCGCATCCGCGCCTATTTCGAATTGGATTTATTTTTACCGTATCGTTTTACCCGTTGGTTGATCGGCGAGCCGCGCGGACCCCTCGTGATCGGCGGACAGGAATATTTCGCCGACCTGAAGGTGGGCTGCCGGAAGCCGATCGAATCGGAAAAATTGAACGAAGATACCGGAGAATACGAATCGATCATTACCGGCTGTAAAGAAGACGTATTGATGAAAGACCTGGTGGGGCGCCGCACCAGTCGAGGGGTTCTGCTCGGCGACTTTGGGTTATCATGGAAGGTGCTCCGCGATCGCCCGGTAACAGAACTTTTAGCGAGCCGCATTCCAAAGACGATCCAACTGATCGGCTTGCAATCCCTTCTTTCGATCCTCATCGGCATCCCGCTTGGGGTCTATTCCGCCATACGCCAATATTCCCGCTTTGATTACATCTTCACATCGCTCGCGTTCATGGGCTCTGCCATGCCCACCTTCTTCTTTGGCATTCTGTTGATTCTCGCGTTTTCCATCATCCCGAAAGACGCCGGGTGGGCGTACCTGCCGGCTGGGCTATCCGAATCCATCCGCGATTATTCCATCCCCATCATCGGGGCAGTGGAGGCGGGGTCGCTCAAAGACCGCTTCCTGCACTTGATCCTCCCGCTCACCGTGTTGACCATGGTGAGCATCGCCGGCTGGAGCCGCTTCGTCCGCGCCAGCATGCTCGAGGTGATGCGTCAGGATTACGTTCGCACCGCGCGCGCCAAAGGATTGTCTGAGCGTGTGGTCATCATGCGCCACGCGTTTCGCAACGCGCTCATCCCCTTCATCACCATTGTAGTCTTCACCCTGCCCGGTCTGTTCGGCGGCGCCATCATAACGGAAAGCATCTTCGCCTGGCCCGGGATGGGGTTGCTATACATCAAAGCCCTGGGAGACTTTGATTACCCGGTGGCCATGTCCATCTTCTTCATCCTTGCCGTGCTGACCGTGATCGCGACCCTGCTCAGGGATGTGCTGTATACGCTTGTCGATCCAAGAATCCGATTGTCGTAACGAGGTCTTAGCCCATGTCTGCCGCACAGGTCGCATCCCTTTCCCCTGAAGCCGTTACCATCGAAGAGCGTTCGCCGTTCCAAATCGTCATGCGCCGCTTCCAGCGTCACCGCCTGGCGATGATTTCGCTTATCATCATGCTGGCGATGTTCACGATTACCATCCTCGCGCCGTATATCGCTCCTTTTAAAATTCAAGAACTCTCGGTCAATAAATATTTTGTCCCCTGGGGAACCGTGGACGCGGAAACGGGCCGCGTGCACCACATGGGCACAGATAACATCGGGCGCGATTACTTCTCCCGCCTGATCTACGCCGGGCGCATATCGCTGACGGTTGCCATCCTTTCGGTTCTCATCTCCGAAACGATCGGCATCGTTATCGGAGCGATCTCCGGCTTCTTCGGCGGATGGACCGACACCATCCTCATGCGCTTCGTCGAATTCATGCTGACGATCCCTCAACTACCATTACTACTGATCATCTCCTCCATGCTCTTGCGAAACGAAGAACTGATCGCCATCCCGGACCCGGTCTTGAAGTTCATGGGCGATATCCTCCTGCTTAGCCCCCGCGATTCGCGCAATGCCGTGCTGATCGTGATGGTGCTGGCGGGCTTCGGCTGGCTCAGCGCGGCGCAACTCATGCGCGGCACCGTGCTCTCCCTGCGCGAACAAACTTTCGTCGAAGCCTCGCGATCGCTGGGCGCCTCGAACTTCCGCATCATCATGCGCGATATGATCCCCAACGCCATGGCGCCCATCATCGTGGATGCCTCCCTCGGCTTGGCGGGCTACATTGTGGGCGAAGCCGCGCTCGCCTTTTTAGGTTTCGGGATTGCCGATCCAGTTCCTACGTGGGGGAATATGCTTGCCGCTTCACAACAATTTATGCTGGATCGCCCGTGGTTGCCGCTCGTGCCGGGGCTCCCCATCTTCATCTGCTCCCTCGCCTTCAACTATATCGGCGACGGTTTGCGCGACGCGCTCGACCCGCGCCTCAAGCTGTAATTTCTTCCTTCGGAGACTTCCGTGACTGACACAAACGAAGCACAAAAACCCCTGCTCGAGATCCGAAATCTTCAGACCCATTTCTTCACCGAAGACGGGGTGGTGAGAGCGGTGGACGGAGTCGACATTACGGTGTACCCTGGTGAAGTGCTGGGCATCGTGGGCGAATCGGGATGCGGCAAGAGCGTTACATCGCTTTCCATTATGCGCTTGATCAGCCAGCCCGGAAAAGTGGTGGGCGGCGAGATCTTGTTCGACGGCAAGGATTTGTTGAAACTCCCGGAAGCCGAAATGATGGCGGTGCGAGGCAACCGGATTTCGATGATCTTCCAACAGCCCCAAACCTCGCTTAACCCGGTCTTCCGCGTGGGCGAGCAGATCGGCGAAGTGCTGAATGTTCACCAGGATTTCGGCAAGGAAGCCGCCCAAAAACGCACCGTCGAATTGCTCAAGCTAGTCGGCATCCCCGATGCCGAACGCCGCGCTGAAGCCTTCCCACATGAACTCTCGGGCGGCATGGCTCAGCGCGTGATGATCGCCATGGCGCTTGCCTGTCTCCCCGATTTGTTGATTGCCGATGAACCGACGACCGCGCTCGACGTGACGATTCAAGCCCAAATTTTGGACCTGATGCGAAACATGCGCGAACAATTCGGGTCGGCGGTCATCCTCATCACGCACGACCTCGGTGTTATCGCCGAAATGGCAGATCGCGTCGCGGTGATGTATGCCGGTGAGATCGTCGAACAGACGAGCGTGCTCAGCCTGTTCAAGGAACCTTTGCATCCCTACACAAAGGGGTTGATCGGCTCCACGCCCGTGCTGGGGCGGGTGCGCGAAAAATTGGACGTGATCCCCGGCGCGGTTCCCAACCTGGTTAACCTGCCAAAGGGATGCCGTTTTGCGCCGCGTTGCGCCGCGCGCATTCAACACAACCTTGCCATCTGCACCGAGCAGGACCCCGACCTGATTCAATACGATGAGGGTCACATCATTCGCTGTTGGCTGTATCAGGATTCCAGCCAACACACCGCGCCCCTCAAAAAATCCATCCAAGTAGAGTGACAATATGCCGATGAATCCACCCAATGAAAAATACGACCTCGTTGTCGTCAAAGACCTGGTGAAATATTTTCCCATACGCGCCGGCGTGCTTCAACGCGTAAAAGCGCACGTGCAAGCAGTGGACAAGATCAGCTTCTCGGTGAAGGAAGGCGAAACGCTGGGCATGGTAGGCGAATCCGGTTGCGGAAAGACCACCGTCGGGCGCGCCATCCTGCGCTTGATCGAGCCGACCTCCGGGTCGGTTTTCATCAACGGCGAGGATATCGTGCAAATGCGCTCGCGGTCGCTCAAACAAGCCCGCCGCAACATGCAAATGATCTTCCAAGACCCATATGCCTCGCTCAACCCGCGCCTGCCCATCGGCGAATCGGTCATGGAAGGCTTGCACATACACGGCATTGGTCACCCCAAAGAACGCTGGGATATTGCCATCAACATGTTGAAGAAAGTGGGGCTCGAGGATTATCACGCCCGCCGCTACCCGCACGAATTCTCCGGCGGTCAGCGCCAACGCATCGGCATTGCGCGCGCGCTTGCCCTGCAACCCAAATTCATCGTCTGCGACGAACCGGTCTCCGCGTTAGATGTGTCCATCCAATCGCAAGTGCTGAACATCCTCAAAGATTTGCAGGCAGAGTTCGGGCTTACCTATTTATTTATCGCCCACAACATGAGCGTGGTCGAACACATCTCAGACCGCGTGGCGGTGATGTACCTCGGCAAAATGGTGGAACTTGCCGAACGCGAAGAACTCTTCCGCAACCCGCTTCACCCGTACACCAAAGCCCTCATGTCGGCGATCCCGATCCCCGATCCGACCGTGAAGCGCGAGCGCATCATCCTTAAAGGCGATGTGCCCAGCCCGTTGAACCCGCCGAAGGGATGCCGCTTCCATCCGCGTTGCCCGGTGGCGATCGATCTCTGTTCGCAACAGGAGCCTGAGTTCAAGGAACTCGCGCCGGGGCATTTCGTCGCCTGCTGGGTCGCGGAACAAAACGGATAAGCGAATAAAACCCGCGACGCAACAACGCCGCGGGTTTCGTTATAATGGGAGGAATACACCGAATGGAATTGCCCATGAAAAAACTCATTTCAAGTTTTATGATTCTGCTCATCCTCGCTTCGTGCGCCCCGCAACAAGAGACGGAAATCCCCACCCTGCCCGACGCGCCGACTGAAACACCCGCGCCTCTTCCCACCGCCACGCCTGCCACGCGCGCCCTCAACATTTGCCTCGGGGAAGAGCCAACCAGCCTCTACCCCTACGGCAGTTTGAACGCCGCCGCGCGCAGCGTGCTTTCCGCCATTTACGACGGACCCATGGATGTGGTCGAATATGGATACGAACCGGTCATCCTCGAAAAGATTCCAAACCTTGAAGACGGCGACGCCCAGATCGAAACCGTGACCGCGCAACCTGGCGACCAGATCGTGGACGCAAGCGGTAACGTGGTCGGGCTGATCAAAGGCACACAACTCTACCCGAGCGGATGCCGAAACGATGACTGCAAGGTGACCTACGACGGCGTCAGTAACATCATCATGGACCAAATGGTCGTCACCTTCACCATGCTCGCAGGCTTGCAATGGTCCGACGGCGCGCCGCTCACCGCGAGTGATTCGGTCTTCTCATTCGAGATTGCCGCCAACGACGCCACCCCAGGCTCCAAATTTCTGATCGACCGCACGCAAGCGTACGAAGCCGCCTCCGATGGCGTGACCATTCAATGGTGGGGAATGCCCGGCTTTATCGATCCCGATTATTACACCAACTTCTTCATGCCCTTGCCTCAGCATCTATGGGGAGAGCAATCTCCCGCCGAGTTGGCGCGGCTTGACCTTTCGGCGCGCTTCCCGCTGGGTTGGGGTCCCTATATTGTGAAGGAATGGAACGCCGGCGAAAATATCCTGCTTACGAAAAACCTGAATTACTTCCGCGCCTCGAGCGGCCTGCCCCACTTCGACGAATTGAACTTTATCATCATGCTCGATTCAAACGCCGCCCTCAGCGCCCTGTTGGAGGGCAAGTGCGACGTTCTCGACCCAACCGTTCACCTCGATGGACAGGTGGGTTTGCTTCAGCAATTGGAATCGCAAGGGCAGGCAAAACTCATCACCGCCCAAACAATGACGATGGAATGGCTTGGCATCGGCGTGTCGCCGTCTGCCTATGACGACGGCGTGAAATCGCAAACCGATCGCCCCGATCTTTTCGGCGATGCGCGTATGAGGCAGGCGCTGGCATACTGCCTCGACCGCCAGAAAGTGGTGGATACGGTATTATTCGGGCTTTCACAAGCGCCCGATAGTTACCTGCCATCCGATCACCCGCTTCACAATGGCAACCTCCAAACGTACACCTTCAACCCCCAAGCCGGGAAAGACTTGCTCGATGCCGCCGGCTGGTTGGATTCAGACAACGACCCAACCACGCCGCGGCTGGCGTTTGGAGTAACGAGCGTGCCCGCTAGAACACCGCTGGTTCTCGAGTACTACACCACCACCGCCACCCAGCGCCACCAGGTAACCGAGATCTTCGCGCAATCGCTTGCCGAATGCGGCATTGGGTTAAACACCGTGTTCTACGACGCGCCGAATTTTTACGCGCAAGGACCGATCGGACCTTTGTTCAGCCGGCAGTTCCAACTTGCCGAATACGCCATCGGCGTCAACAGCCTCGAACCGCAATGCGGTTGGTTCACCTCGGCGCAAATTCCCACCGAAAAAAACCACTGGCTGGGCACGAACATCAGCGGCTATAAAAACCCGGAGTTCGACAAGGCGTGCGCGCAAGCCTTGCGATCGTTGCCCGGCGAACCGGAATACGCTTCACACCAACAAGCGCAGGCGATCTTCGCCTCCGAACTCCCGTCCATTCCGCTGTACCTGCGGCTTCGAGTTGCCGCCGCTCGCGCGGAGTTATGCGGCTTTCACCTCGACCCCTCTTCCAACTTCCCGCTCGCCGAAATCGAACTCTTCGATGATGGGGCCGGTTGTACACCCTAGCGGATGAACCCGCTTCATTCCGCCAGTGCGTCTGATTCCAACCCTGTAAAGTGTTTTCTCTCGCGCAGTAATTTGCTATAATGCGCCCATCCCTGCTCGTTGGAGTTGCTCCTCATGCCCAGTAGCCAGCCTCTGCTTGCCGTGAAAGACCTCAAGACATATTTTTATACCGAAGACGGCGTAGTCCGCGCGGTAGATGGCGTGAATTTTGAAGTGTTTCCCGGCGAAGTGCTTGGGCTGGTGGGAGAATCAGGATGCGGCAAGAGCGTCACCTCATTATCCATTATGGGGTTGGTCTCCAAGCCTGGCAGGGTGGATGGGGGCGAGATACTGCTCGATGGAAATAACCTGCTCAAACTTCCCGAAGATGAAATGGTCAAGATACGCGGCAACCGCGTGTCGATGATCTTCCAACAGCCTCAATCGGCGTTAAACCCCGTATTCAAAGTTGGCGACCAACTCTCCGAAGTGCTGAATGTGCACCAGGATATGGGCAAAGAAGCCGGCTGGAACCGCGCCGTCGCATTGTTGAAAATGGTTGGCGTGCCTGATCCCGAACGACGCGCGCACGCGTACCCGCATGAACTTTCCGGCGGTATGGCGCAGCGCGTGATGATCGCCATGGCGTTGGCGTGCGTGCCCGAACTCCTCATTGCAGACGAACCCACCACCGCGCTGGACGTAACCATTCAAGCGCAGATCCTGGACTTGATGCGCGACCTGCGCCGCGAAATGGGCACGGCGGTCATCCTCATCACGCACGATCTCGGTGTGGTGGCTGAAATGGCAGACCGCGTGGCAGTGATGTACGCCGGCGAAATTGTGGAACAGACCGACGTCAATTCGCTGTTCGATGAACCGTTGCATCCGTACACACAAGGCTTGATCGGTTCGATTCCAATCCTGGGCGAGATTAAAGAAAAATTGGATGTGATTCCCGGTTCCGTTCCCAACCTCGTCAACCTGCCGCCCGGGTGCCGTTTTGCGCCGCGCTGTCAGGCGCGCCTCAAATATTCGCTGACCATCTGCACTGAAACCAAACCCGAGCTTGAAGATGTGAGACCCGGGCATATGACGCGCTGTTGGTTGTATCAAAATGGGGCGGGGCATTCCGCGCCGTTGAAGTAACCCCTTCTTGGAGAAAATTTCATGTCAAACAACGCCAGCCAAAAAGGGGAAACCCTCGTTGAGGTAAACAATCTCGTAAAATATTTTCCGGTGCGGGCTGGTTTGCTCCAGCGCGTAGTCAACCATGTGAAAGCCGTGGACGATGTCAGTTTCTTTGTGCGCAAAGGCGAGACGCTTGGCATGGTGGGCGAATCCGGTTGCGGTAAAACCACTGTCGGCAGAACGATGCTGCGGTTGGTCGAACCAACCTCGGGGTCGGTGAAGTTCGGCGGCAAGGATGTGTTCGCGCTCAAACAAAATGAGTTGAAGCCGGTCCGCCGCAACATGCAGATCATCTTTCAGGACCCGTACGCCTCGCTCGACCCGCGTGTGCCCATCGGCGAATCGGTGATGGAGGGATTGCATATCCATCGCATCGGCACGCCCAAAGAGCGCGTGGGCATCATGCTCGAAACCCTCAAGAAAGTGGGGCTGGAGGATTATCACGCCCGCCGGTACCCACACGAATTTTCCGGCGGTCAGCGCCAACGCATCGGCATAGCGCGCGCGCTGGCGTTGCGCCCGCAGTTCATCATCTGCGACGAGCCGGTCTCCGCGCTGGATGTGTCGATCCAATCGCAGGTGTTGAATATTTTGAAGGACCTGCAAAAGGAATTTGGTCTCACCTACCTGTTCATTGCGCACAACCTTTCGGTGGTCGAGCATGTGTCGGACCGTGTGGCGGTGATGTACCTCGGCAAAATGGTGGAACTGGCAACGCGCGACGACTTGTTCCGCGAAGCCCTGCATCCGTACACCAAGGCGTTAATGTCTGCCATCCCGGTGCCGAACCCGCGTTTGAAACGCGAGCGCACCATCCTCAAGGGCGATGTGCCCAGTCCACTCAACCCGCCGAGGGGATGCCGCTTCCACCCGCGTTGCCCGGTGGCGATCGAACGCTGTTCGCAAGATGAGCCGCAGTTCAAGGAACTCCGACCCGATCATTGGGTGGCGTGCTGGGTCGCCGAACAGAATTTGAAATAACCGTCATTGATTATGGCACACCCCTGCGTTTTACTTGTTGACGATCAGAAAGACATAGTCCGGCTGTTGCATTCCACCCTGCAAACGCTGGGGCACACGCTGGATATTGTCGACGCGCCCTCCGGGGAGGAAGCGCTGCTCGAAGCCTCCCGCCGCAACGTGGATTTGCTCGTGTCGGACTATCTCTTGCCGGGCATTTCCGGGGTGGAATTGATGCGCAAGGTGAAGGCGCGCAACCCCGAGTTGAAAGTGATCTTCATCTCCGGCATGAGCGAACGCAAAGCCCGCGATGAAATGCTCTCGGCTGGGGCGATGGCGATCTTCAACAAGCCCATCCCGCTGGCAGATTTTTTGGACGCGGTCGAACGCGGTTTGGGGCTGGTGCGCACCATCTTTCCTCCGGAAGCCGCAAAAGAGATCGAGGAGCATCGCCAGACCCTTTCCGAGTTGCTGACCGGGTTCCGTCAAAAAGTGAAAGCCGACGCGGTGTTCCTCATCAACGATCGTGGGCGCGTGCTTGCCCGCGCCGGCGATCTGTACGATAGCAGTATGGAAGTGTCTTTGCTTTCCGCCTTGATGGGAATTTACAGCGCGGGGTTGAAGGTCTCGCGCTTCATCCGGCAGGAGCATCTTGAAAATTATCACGTCTTTCGCGGCGGCGACCATGATTTGATCCTCATCCCGGTGAATACGTCTCATGCGTTGCTGTTGGCTGGCAAGGAACTCGCGGACAGAGATCGAATTATGAATACTGTGGAGGGGATGCTGTTTGTGCGCGGCGATGTGGAGAATATCTTGCAGTCGCTGGGGGTGGCGCCGGCTGTCGCGATCACTGAACCAGCTGTCCCTGCGGAGGAGGCGGGTGGGTATGTCCCTCCGTTTATTATCGAGGAAGAATCCGAACCGGAGCCGGAAGTGGATGTGGACGCGTTGTTCGCCTCCGCCGAGAAGAAATCCAAAGTTAAAGATGTGGACGCGTTTTGGGATGACGCGGTGGAAAAGGCGGGCAACATTCCGCTCAATCCGGATGTGATCACGTTTGAAGAAGCCGATAAGCTGGGACTGACGCCCGGCAAAGCGGGCGCGACGATCCCCCGCCCGGTGACCGGCACGCTGAAGATGAGCGCGGCAAAAAAGAAGTGAGACATTGCGCCTGCGCGCAGGTGTTGCCCCGCGAATTTCGCTATGATACAATGTGCGCCTTACAGGGGCGTGGTGCAACGGCAGCACACCAGCCTTTGGAGCTGTGGATCTTGGTTCGAGTCCAGGCGCCCCTGCCAATTCCCGCGAGCGCGGGGCTTCTTTTCTAAACAGGCTTCGCACATTGCGGTGAGCCTGTTTTTATTTGACCTCACCCCCAACCCCTCTCCTCAAGGAGAGGGGAGTAGGAGTTGTAATGAAAGTTACTGCTGTATTGCTTGCGGCGGGGCAGGGGACTCGCATGAAGTCTTCCCTGCCGAAGGTGTTGCATCCATTTTGCGGCAAGCCGCTGGTGTGGCACGCGCTTGAGGCGTTGAAGCAAGCCGCGACCGAAACGCCGGTTGTGGTGATCGGTCACGGCGCGGATGAGGTGAAAAAATATTTGGGGGATTCAGCGGATTGCGTGTTGCAGGAACCGCAACTCGGCACGGGTCACGCGGCGCTGCAAGCCGAATCTCTGCTCAAAAACAAAACGGACTTGGTCATCGTCACCTATGCCGACATGCCTCTCTTGCGCGGCGAAACATTTGCGCGCCTCGTGGAGACTCAACGCCTCAACCCCGGACCGTTCAGCCTGATCACCGTTTTCGCCGACGATCCTCACGGCTTCGGGCGCATCCTGCGAAACGCCGATGGGACAGTGCAAGCCATCGTCGAAGAATATGTCGCCACGCCGGAACAGCAAAAAATCAAAGAGTTGAACGTCGGCGCGTACTGCTTCAACGCGGATTGGCTGTGGGACGCCCTGCATCGCATCCCGAAGAACGAGAAGAAAGGCGAATACTACTTGACCGATGTAGTCGAACTCGCGGTGAAAGATAACCTGCCCGTGCAGGCTGTTGTCCACGATGATTTTAGCGAGACGATTGGAATCAACACGCGCGTTCATCTTGCGGAGGCTGAATCAGCCATGCGGATGCGGATCAACCGCGAACACATGTTGAACGGCGTGAGCATGACCGACCCTTCTTCCACGTACATTGACGCGGGCGTGAAGATCGGCAAGGATACGACCATCATGCCGAACACGCACATTCACGGCGCGACGGAGATCGGCGAAGGGAACGTGATCGGACCCAACACGATCATCCGCGATACGAAGATTGGGAATCACTGTAAAGTCCTCGCATCCGTGCTGGAAGGCGCAATACTTGAAGACGACGTGGATATGGGTCCGTTCGCGCGGTTGAGGAAGGGCGCGCATTTGAAGAGTCACGTCCACATGGGCAACTTCGGCGAGGTGAAAGATTCCACGCTCGAAGAAGGTGTGAAGATGGGACACTTCTCGTATATCGGCAACGCGAAGATCGGCGCGAACACGAACATTGGCGCGGGAACCGTCACCGCGAATTACGACGGCGAGAATAAACTTCCCACCGAGATCGGCGAGGATGTCTTCATCGGCGTGGACACGATGCTGGTCGCGCCGCTGAAACTCGGCGATGGCGCGCGCACGGGAGCAGGCGCGATCGTCACCAAGAATGTAGCCGAAGACACGCTCGTCGTCGGCATGCCCGCGCGTCCCATCAAGAAAGTGGAGAGAAAGAAAAAGAAGGGCAAGTAATCACGCAGTACGCAGTACGCGATACTTCGTACTTCGTATTGCGTAAGGACAACGTTATGACAATCACTCAACACGACAAACAATCTCTCATTGATCTTGCCAACGAAGCGCGGAAGCAGGCTTATGTGCCGTATTCTCATTACCCTGTCGGCGCGGCGCTGCGGACGAAGACCGGCAAAACATACACCGGCGTAAATATCGAGAACGCGGCATATCCGCAGACCATGTGCGCGGAACGTGTCGCCATCTTCAAAGCGGTTTCAGAGGGCGAGAAAGAGTTTGAAGTTATTTCTGTGGTGACAGACAACGGCGGTTCTCCCTGCGGCGGATGTCGTCAGGTAATGGCAGAGTTTGGACTCGACACGATTGTTCTCTTGGCGGATAAAAATGGAAATCTTGTGAAAGAAACAACCGTGAATGAACTTTTGCCCGAAGCGTTTACGCCGGAGAAATTGAAAACGTAAGGCGAGATTTATCTCGCTGCGCATGGGCGGGAAAATCCCGCTCCTACACATCCCCATGCCCCAACCAAAATTCCGTTCCCTGCGCGTGGATGCGGTGGTGCTTCGTCACAGCGATTACGGCGAAGCCGACCGACTGCTCACGCTGTACACGCGCCAGCGCGGCAAGATGCGCGTCATCGCCAAAGGCGCGCGCAAGATCGCCTCGCGCAAGGCGGGTCACATCGAACCGTTCACGCACGTCAAACTGCAACTCGCCGCCGCGCGCGAGATGTTCATCCTCACCCAAGCCGACACGATAGACGCCTACCTGCCTCTGCGCGACGATCTGATTCTCACCAGCCACGCCGCGTATGTGTTGGAATTGCTGGACCGTTTTACCTATGAGGATGAAACCGAAAACGCGACGATCTTCCGTTTGCTGACGGAGACCCTCTCCCGCCTCGCCTCCAACGCGGACGTGTGGCTGGTCCTCCGCTTCTACGAGATGCGCCTCCTCGACCAACTCGGCTTTCGTCCCCAACTCTTCGAGTGTGTCAACTGCGGGCGCGCGATTCAACCCGAAGACCAATTCTTCTCGTTCAGCGCGGGCGGAGTCATTTGTCTGCGCTGTGGGCAGGGATTGAAACACCTGCATTCGATTTCAGTGGAAGCGTTGAAGTACCTCCGCCACTTTCAACGGAGCAGTTATGCCGAAGCCTCGCGCGCCCGTCCCGATGACGATGTGCAGCGCGAAACCGAATCCATCATGCAGGCATATTTCACCTATCTGCTAGAACGCGAATTGAATACACCGGGGTTTTTGAAAAAAATTAAAGCATAGCCTGTTTTAAAACTTGGGTGTCCCGTAATCAACGGGAAAGAGCCTCACCACGAAGGATACAAAGTCTTGCGTTGAGTTCGTCGAAGCGACACAAAGGGGGGAAAAGAGCCTAGATTCCTTGTGTTTTTCCTTTGTGACCGTCGTGTCCTTTGTGTTTGAAAAATGGTTTCCCGTTAAAAACGGTAGAGCCTAAAACTTTACGCGTACATACCGCTCCACGTTTCGAAGCGGCGGTCTTTGCGTTCGCCGTCTTTATAAAAGGTGAGATAGGTCATCCCTTTGTAAGGCACGAATTTTTTCTCGCTGGGGTTTTTGCGCGCGAGGTCGAAATAGGTGTGCCATGTGCCG from Candidatus Defluviilinea gracilis carries:
- a CDS encoding ABC transporter permease encodes the protein MSAAQVASLSPEAVTIEERSPFQIVMRRFQRHRLAMISLIIMLAMFTITILAPYIAPFKIQELSVNKYFVPWGTVDAETGRVHHMGTDNIGRDYFSRLIYAGRISLTVAILSVLISETIGIVIGAISGFFGGWTDTILMRFVEFMLTIPQLPLLLIISSMLLRNEELIAIPDPVLKFMGDILLLSPRDSRNAVLIVMVLAGFGWLSAAQLMRGTVLSLREQTFVEASRSLGASNFRIIMRDMIPNAMAPIIVDASLGLAGYIVGEAALAFLGFGIADPVPTWGNMLAASQQFMLDRPWLPLVPGLPIFICSLAFNYIGDGLRDALDPRLKL
- a CDS encoding ABC transporter ATP-binding protein, with the protein product MTDTNEAQKPLLEIRNLQTHFFTEDGVVRAVDGVDITVYPGEVLGIVGESGCGKSVTSLSIMRLISQPGKVVGGEILFDGKDLLKLPEAEMMAVRGNRISMIFQQPQTSLNPVFRVGEQIGEVLNVHQDFGKEAAQKRTVELLKLVGIPDAERRAEAFPHELSGGMAQRVMIAMALACLPDLLIADEPTTALDVTIQAQILDLMRNMREQFGSAVILITHDLGVIAEMADRVAVMYAGEIVEQTSVLSLFKEPLHPYTKGLIGSTPVLGRVREKLDVIPGAVPNLVNLPKGCRFAPRCAARIQHNLAICTEQDPDLIQYDEGHIIRCWLYQDSSQHTAPLKKSIQVE
- a CDS encoding dipeptide ABC transporter ATP-binding protein translates to MNPPNEKYDLVVVKDLVKYFPIRAGVLQRVKAHVQAVDKISFSVKEGETLGMVGESGCGKTTVGRAILRLIEPTSGSVFINGEDIVQMRSRSLKQARRNMQMIFQDPYASLNPRLPIGESVMEGLHIHGIGHPKERWDIAINMLKKVGLEDYHARRYPHEFSGGQRQRIGIARALALQPKFIVCDEPVSALDVSIQSQVLNILKDLQAEFGLTYLFIAHNMSVVEHISDRVAVMYLGKMVELAEREELFRNPLHPYTKALMSAIPIPDPTVKRERIILKGDVPSPLNPPKGCRFHPRCPVAIDLCSQQEPEFKELAPGHFVACWVAEQNG
- a CDS encoding ABC transporter ATP-binding protein — protein: MPSSQPLLAVKDLKTYFYTEDGVVRAVDGVNFEVFPGEVLGLVGESGCGKSVTSLSIMGLVSKPGRVDGGEILLDGNNLLKLPEDEMVKIRGNRVSMIFQQPQSALNPVFKVGDQLSEVLNVHQDMGKEAGWNRAVALLKMVGVPDPERRAHAYPHELSGGMAQRVMIAMALACVPELLIADEPTTALDVTIQAQILDLMRDLRREMGTAVILITHDLGVVAEMADRVAVMYAGEIVEQTDVNSLFDEPLHPYTQGLIGSIPILGEIKEKLDVIPGSVPNLVNLPPGCRFAPRCQARLKYSLTICTETKPELEDVRPGHMTRCWLYQNGAGHSAPLK
- a CDS encoding ABC transporter permease — encoded protein: MTAYFIRRILQMILVVLISAIASYALLNLAPGGPLQGLRQIQQGGRFQITEDDIARIRAYFELDLFLPYRFTRWLIGEPRGPLVIGGQEYFADLKVGCRKPIESEKLNEDTGEYESIITGCKEDVLMKDLVGRRTSRGVLLGDFGLSWKVLRDRPVTELLASRIPKTIQLIGLQSLLSILIGIPLGVYSAIRQYSRFDYIFTSLAFMGSAMPTFFFGILLILAFSIIPKDAGWAYLPAGLSESIRDYSIPIIGAVEAGSLKDRFLHLILPLTVLTMVSIAGWSRFVRASMLEVMRQDYVRTARAKGLSERVVIMRHAFRNALIPFITIVVFTLPGLFGGAIITESIFAWPGMGLLYIKALGDFDYPVAMSIFFILAVLTVIATLLRDVLYTLVDPRIRLS
- a CDS encoding ABC transporter ATP-binding protein, with translation MSNNASQKGETLVEVNNLVKYFPVRAGLLQRVVNHVKAVDDVSFFVRKGETLGMVGESGCGKTTVGRTMLRLVEPTSGSVKFGGKDVFALKQNELKPVRRNMQIIFQDPYASLDPRVPIGESVMEGLHIHRIGTPKERVGIMLETLKKVGLEDYHARRYPHEFSGGQRQRIGIARALALRPQFIICDEPVSALDVSIQSQVLNILKDLQKEFGLTYLFIAHNLSVVEHVSDRVAVMYLGKMVELATRDDLFREALHPYTKALMSAIPVPNPRLKRERTILKGDVPSPLNPPRGCRFHPRCPVAIERCSQDEPQFKELRPDHWVACWVAEQNLK